The following nucleotide sequence is from Chryseobacterium sp. CY350.
CTGCATATTTCATCATCGACATATTTAAAAAACTCTTGCTCAGAAATCATATCTTTTTCTTCAAGGCGGTCTGCATAATCTGCGATTTTATCAATGAACCATTTTGGTGTACCATCTTCATAACATTCCTCCTCTTCTACAGAAACAGACTTCACACCTTTTATCTTTTCTATAATCTGTTTGATAAAAGTAAAATCCTCCCCGTTTTCTAATTCTATATTGACAATCATTACATTCAATTTTCAACAAAGTTAAAATAAATTTTGTATCATCGCATTTCCAAAAAAAATATTGAAAAATGCAGGACTTTTTATTTTACTTAAAACTCGGTTGGGAACATATTATTTCGTTGGATGCGCTAGATCATCAGCTTTTTGTTTTGGCATTGATTGCCATTTATTCATTTAAAGAATGGAAAAAAATTCTGATTTTGGTAACCGCATTTACCATCGGACATTCCGTTACTTTAGCATTAAGTATTTTAGATATTGTAAGATTGCCGTCCGATTGGATTGAATTTTTGATTCCGCTGACGATTGTTTTGACGGCTTTTGGAAATATTTTAATGAAAAATAAAAAACAGACGCAGGATAAAACGCATTACTACCTTGCCTTATTTTTCGGACTGATTCACGGGCTGGGTTTCGCCAATACAGCAAGAGTAATGATCGCAAAAAGCCAGAGTATCGCTGTTCCGCTTTTGGGTTTTAATATAGGATTAGAATTGGGACAAATCGTGATTGTTTTTGCAATTTTGATTGTTCTTTTTATTTTACTAAATTTATTCAAAGTCAATAAAAAAGACTGGATTTTATTTGTTTCTTCAGGAGTTTTCGCTTTATCATTAAAAATGACTTTGGAAAGAATTCCTTTTTAAAATTAAAAACGTCAAAATTGATTTGAACTTGTAAAATTTGCTGTTTTACTTTTATAAATTTGGTACTCGATTTAGAAGTATTCTCTGAAAAATAATCTTTTACACCGCAAGAACAGAACTCGCCATCGTGCCAATATAAAATTACATCGTGAGAATATTACTTTACATTTCAATAATATAGAATGACATTACGAGAATATAACTTGACATCGAAAGAATATTACTCATCATCGTAAAAATATTACTTTACCTAACAGAAATATAAAGTTACACTGCGAGAATATCACTTGACATAGCAAGAACATTAAAAACGTTCTCTTTTTACGAATCTTTCATACTCTCTTCAATTTCCTATGCAACCTTTACCATTTATAATTCATAAATAATCAAATCTACCTCTGAAACATTTCTAAATTTTCAAATACTTATTATTATATTTGAAAATTCTTAATTTTTATTTACATGAAACTAAAAGTAACTGCACTTTCGGTATTTCTATATATGGGCTTGTCGGCTCAAAATATTCAAAACAATCCCGGTAGTAACCACGGAAACAGGTTTGAACAGCTGGGAACAATTTTACCGACACCCAATGTTTACAGAGCTGCATCAGGATCTCCCGGACAGGCGTATTGGCAAAACAGGGCTGATTACGACATCATGGCGTATCTTGATGAAGACAAAAGGAATTTAAAGGGTTCGGAAACAGTTACGTATCATAATAATTCGCCGGATGATTTAGATTACATCTGGCTTCAGTTAGATGAAAATCAACAGTCGAGCGTAAAAAAAGCAGATTATCCGTCTTCTTCTACTCTACCGAAATCTTTAAATGATCAACAGCTTAAAACTTCTGATTTACCAGCAAAAGATAACGGCTACGGTGTTAATCTTGAGAAAGTTACAGACGCTTCGGGAAATCCTTTGAAATATACGGTCAATAAAACAATGATGCGTATTGACTTGCCTAAAGTTCTGAAAAAAGGAGAAAAATTTATCTTTAAAATTGAATGGAATTACAATATTCCAAACCGTATGAAAATGGGTGGTCGTGGCGGTTACGAAAACTTTGCTGAAGATGGAAACGACCTATACACAATCACACAATGGTTCCCAAGAATGTGCGTATACAGCGATTTTCAAGGGTGGCAGAATCATCAGTTCACAGGACGGGGTGAATTTGCCTTAGTTTTTGGAAATTATAAAGTTTCTATGAACGTTCCGGCTGATCATGTGATTGGCGGTACCGGAGAATGCAAAAATTACGAACAGGTATTAACTTCTGAACAATTATCGAGATATAAAAAGGCTCAGACTTCTAACGAACCCGTTGAGATCGTAACTTTGGATGAAGCTAAAAAAGCAGAGAAAAATCATTCAAAACAGAGAAAAACATGGGTTTTTGAAGCGAAAGATGTGAGAGATTTTGCATGGACGGCTTCAAGAAAATTTGTCTGGGATGCTATGGGCGTTACAATTCCTGAGAACAATAATAAGGTGATGGCAATGAGCTTTTACCCGAAAGAAGCTTATGGTCTTTATAGAAAATTCTCAACAAAAGCAGTTGCACATACGATTAAAACATATTCAGAATTCACAATTCCTTATCCTTATCCTGTTGCACAATCTGTAGAAGCAGCCAATGGAATGGAATATCCGATGATCTGTTTCAACTTCGGAAGAACAGAAAAAGACGGTACCTACTCTGAAGGAACAAAAAACGGAATGATCGGCGTTATTATTCATGAAGTGGGACACAATTTTTTCCCGATGATCATCAACTCAGACGAAAGACAATGGAGCTGGATGGATGAAGGTTTAAATACATTCACAGAATATCTCACGGAAGAAAAATGGGACAATAAATTTCCATCAAAACGGGGTCCGGCATGGACGATCACTGATTATATGAAACTTCCGAAAGACCAGCTGGAACCAATTATGAGTAATTCTGAAAACATTATTCAGTTTGGTCCGAATGCTTACGCAAAACCTGCAACAGGCTTAAATATTCTTCGTGAAACCATCATGGGAAGAGAACTTTTCGATAAAGCTTTTAAAACGTATTCGAAAAGATGGGCATTTAAGCATCCTGAACCTGCAGATTTTTTCAGAACAATGGAAGATGCAAGTGGTGAAGACCTTGATTGGTTTTGGAGAGGTTGGTTTTACGGAACCGATCCTGTGGATATTGCCATCGATAAAGTTACTATGGCAACACCAGATTTCAACGCATCAAAAGAAGCTGGAGAAATCAAATACAAAGTAGAAAAACCTATTCAGAATGAGTTTGAAGATATTTCTAAAATTAGAAACAGAGAAGATAAAACCATTTCGTTCGAAGTGGAAAAAGATAAAGATCTTCAGGATTTTTACTACCGTTATGACAGAGGACAGGAAAAAGTGGATGTCAATAAAGAATATACCTTTAAAACTGAAGGAAGCAGCTCTTTAGATAAAAAGGATCAGGAAAAATTAAAAAATATGACGGCTTATCAAATAGATTTCGTCAA
It contains:
- a CDS encoding HupE/UreJ family protein, translated to MQDFLFYLKLGWEHIISLDALDHQLFVLALIAIYSFKEWKKILILVTAFTIGHSVTLALSILDIVRLPSDWIEFLIPLTIVLTAFGNILMKNKKQTQDKTHYYLALFFGLIHGLGFANTARVMIAKSQSIAVPLLGFNIGLELGQIVIVFAILIVLFILLNLFKVNKKDWILFVSSGVFALSLKMTLERIPF
- a CDS encoding M1 family metallopeptidase encodes the protein MKLKVTALSVFLYMGLSAQNIQNNPGSNHGNRFEQLGTILPTPNVYRAASGSPGQAYWQNRADYDIMAYLDEDKRNLKGSETVTYHNNSPDDLDYIWLQLDENQQSSVKKADYPSSSTLPKSLNDQQLKTSDLPAKDNGYGVNLEKVTDASGNPLKYTVNKTMMRIDLPKVLKKGEKFIFKIEWNYNIPNRMKMGGRGGYENFAEDGNDLYTITQWFPRMCVYSDFQGWQNHQFTGRGEFALVFGNYKVSMNVPADHVIGGTGECKNYEQVLTSEQLSRYKKAQTSNEPVEIVTLDEAKKAEKNHSKQRKTWVFEAKDVRDFAWTASRKFVWDAMGVTIPENNNKVMAMSFYPKEAYGLYRKFSTKAVAHTIKTYSEFTIPYPYPVAQSVEAANGMEYPMICFNFGRTEKDGTYSEGTKNGMIGVIIHEVGHNFFPMIINSDERQWSWMDEGLNTFTEYLTEEKWDNKFPSKRGPAWTITDYMKLPKDQLEPIMSNSENIIQFGPNAYAKPATGLNILRETIMGRELFDKAFKTYSKRWAFKHPEPADFFRTMEDASGEDLDWFWRGWFYGTDPVDIAIDKVTMATPDFNASKEAGEIKYKVEKPIQNEFEDISKIRNREDKTISFEVEKDKDLQDFYYRYDRGQEKVDVNKEYTFKTEGSSSLDKKDQEKLKNMTAYQIDFVNKGGLVMPVILEFTFEDGTKLKDKSSAQIWRHNESKVSKTFYFDKKLKSIQLDPMKETADIDTSNNFWSNDGGSSETSKFQVFKQKQDGAVRGGANGRVNPMQVKK